The Candidatus Thorarchaeota archaeon genome has a segment encoding these proteins:
- a CDS encoding aminotransferase class V-fold PLP-dependent enzyme, which yields MTLPLDVRKDFPVLRNIPSLAYFDSASTCLMPDPAIDAMVHFLRTKAVSSRRGAHRLAVEGANTVEECRAKIAALSRTEPRLLSFQHSVALAVASVAYGYDWKRTGRTKITVSQTEDHDVVAPLIRAAQVLRLRLETIPLRSDGTLDPDTATRMIDKDSGLVAISPVSPGTGDLNPIRELCQKAHEEGCVVISDLTRSMGFSSFEFQSVGSDIVLCSANSGLLGPPGLAIQWMSDEAGMAIRPGIAGSSAVSNVEGDSFDFSLPPDMFEPGFVNVPGVAGLSAAIDYISSLGVGQIKHQIRSISNLMSESLGRIDGLILYGTHHSERTIFSFNVGNQTADNVNCHDVALLLDESDIAVRSGFLCAQPLVHTLSADGVVQASIHVYNSIDDMIRLRTALEAIAGQLL from the coding sequence ATGACGCTTCCTCTTGATGTCCGAAAGGACTTCCCGGTCCTTCGCAACATACCCTCTCTTGCGTACTTCGATTCTGCCAGCACTTGTCTAATGCCAGACCCGGCAATAGACGCTATGGTTCATTTTCTTAGAACGAAGGCAGTCTCTTCAAGACGAGGGGCTCATCGACTTGCAGTTGAGGGCGCAAACACAGTCGAGGAATGTCGAGCCAAAATTGCGGCTTTGTCGAGGACGGAACCGAGACTGCTCTCGTTTCAGCATTCTGTTGCCTTGGCTGTTGCTTCTGTTGCCTATGGATATGATTGGAAACGCACGGGACGCACCAAGATAACAGTATCACAGACTGAGGACCATGATGTTGTCGCGCCGCTCATTAGGGCTGCTCAAGTACTGAGACTCCGCTTGGAAACTATACCACTTAGGTCAGATGGCACCTTGGACCCTGACACGGCAACGAGGATGATTGACAAGGATTCCGGCCTGGTTGCGATTTCACCTGTTTCACCTGGGACAGGAGACCTAAACCCCATTAGAGAGCTCTGCCAGAAAGCCCACGAGGAGGGATGTGTCGTGATCTCGGACTTGACTCGTTCAATGGGGTTTTCGAGTTTTGAGTTTCAGTCTGTCGGCAGTGACATAGTGCTCTGTTCGGCGAACTCGGGTCTTCTTGGTCCCCCTGGACTGGCCATACAGTGGATGAGTGATGAAGCAGGCATGGCGATTCGCCCTGGGATTGCGGGGAGCTCTGCAGTTTCAAATGTAGAGGGTGACTCCTTCGACTTCTCACTGCCCCCAGACATGTTTGAGCCCGGCTTTGTCAATGTTCCTGGGGTCGCAGGTCTCTCTGCGGCAATCGATTACATTTCTAGTCTGGGTGTGGGACAGATAAAACATCAGATTCGCTCCATCTCCAATCTGATGTCCGAATCGCTGGGGCGCATTGATGGCTTGATACTCTACGGAACGCACCACAGCGAACGGACCATCTTCTCCTTCAACGTTGGCAATCAGACTGCAGACAATGTGAATTGTCACGATGTCGCTCTTCTGCTTGACGAATCTGACATCGCAGTACGGAGTGGCTTCCTATGTGCTCAACCACTGGTTCATACACTCTCAGCTGACGGTGTGGTTCAGGCTTCTATACATGTTTACAACTCTATCGACGATATGATTCGGCTTCGAACCGCTCTGGAAGCCATTGCTGGGCAGCTACTGTGA